In Telopea speciosissima isolate NSW1024214 ecotype Mountain lineage chromosome 10, Tspe_v1, whole genome shotgun sequence, the DNA window ttctagatctactagattgtAAAATGAATTACAAAAATAGTAggtataaattatgttttaccaATCttgaaaagatttacaaaatccCCATATGAGTAAAAATAGCTAAATgaataacctaaaatacccacaacttccttctctccttcattattctctttcttttcttcctccacCAACAAAGGTACACCTCTTTGCTCCCTCCACCCCCTTCCTGGAACACCGCCCACCTTCCTCACTACAAATCTGCCCGGCACCATCACTGCCACCCACCCCCTCCTTCGCCTATAACCCCACAGTCTTTAATGAACCGTTTCCCTTCTCATTTTGCCcatattaatgaaattttgatGCTTAATGTTCATAGGTCTTCCTCTTTATCTGTAATGGGGGTTGTCTCTTATTGATGATTTGAATGATGACTTTGAAGTTGTGATTGTGAAATCCATAATTTTCGACAACTTAATCACAACATTGCGATCCGTTAGTTTCGAAGGTTGAAATTTTGAActcaaaaaaacagaaatcccTTGACTCCGGAAAGATGCTCTTAGAAGGGTCGGTTGactttaaaatttgacaaatggAAACTAGGATTTCAATAAAGGCACCTTCTTCAGAGAGGGATTGTGGTTTCTTAAATTGTTCTATTCCaagttgtttggttttttttcttttttttggcttaGTTTGTTTCGGTGTAGAATTTTGTCtgaaaaattttacttgaaaattttcacttcaaaaaattttagatgtaatattttaaatgttgaaaagtattccaatattagtttttttatgaaaacaaacattagaaaattttcaacatgtaaaattctACATTTACGAAGTAAAATTTGCCACGTAAGAAAAATTTTACGCTGAAACAAACGGATTAAATGGTTATTAAGTAATGGGTGTATGTTGGGGCGGGTTTGCAGtggaggagagagggagagggagggagaggtaGATGGCaactgtggtggtggtggttccaGGCAAATTTGCAAGGAGGAAGGCGAGGCAATGTTgcaaggagggggagggggaggagggagtgcgaagaaggaagaagagagcaagaagTTGGGGTACTTTAGGTTATTCATTTAGCAATTTTTACTCATATGGagatttggtaaatcttttcaatgTTGTAACTTGCGATGATAAAACATAATTTGTACCTACtatttttgtaattctttttacAATCTAAGGTAGAAAGGGTTTTGTTAATTTAATAACTGAGACATTACAGATATTTATATACAAGGCTGGGTAATACCCAAGTACAACAAACTAACAGAGTGTAATCACTACGTGACAGTTGTACAAAAGGCCTTGGTTGTATGTTTGACTGAGTAGGTAGGAATCCCTATAACAAGATCTAGACAATTCCCCCAATAGTTTATTTAATTGTCTAACTAATTTCATATagtgaacaaggagatcaatagACATATCGTTACTGTAAATAGAACACGGGCCAGGCCCGGTCCAAGCTGACCACAAGGGGCAGGTCGGACCCTAAAATCAGATCatctgagaaaccaaattctccctctctcttcagtgttttgtgttctctttgggattccatctcttcccagggatttgtggtgtggagttcttctttaTAGATAGCCATTTCGAGATATTCGAAGATCGTGAAAGAAATCGTTCGAGTTCGTGCAGTTTGTAACCAAACCTGTACGAGATCCTCTTCTGCTGCgttcccatctccgttcaagTAACAACCTAACAAgtgatgatttatttacaacTACAAATTAATTTATCTATTCAAAACCAGTTCAATAAGGATCAATTCAATTCGATCTGGATTTTTTCGATCAATTTTATTGGTTCGCATTAGGTTTGGATACCCGTACTCATATCTAAAGTAGATTGCTCACAATCTAATATGAACACCTCGCATGAGATGCATCAAGAACCAATGAAAAccaaaactttctttttttatttttggttgggggggagGAGTAGTGATTGGATCTAAGGCGCATGAGGCTTACATAATTTATGAGGTAAGCATATTCGATTCTAACCTCAAAACGAGTTGTAAGATTGAGATTTTAGAGTGTCATAAAAATATAGATGAAGTTTTTCTCAACGCTGCACAAAGGAAAGTTAAGCCTATATACCTCCCTATAAGTCATGCCACCTTACCATATGTTCTCATCATGTATTTTTGCCTTCGCTCCGCTTGACAGTACTTAGGGAAAATTAGGCTTGTCAACCGGTACGGTTTTGGTATGGTACCAAAAATAGATACCCAATATTGATATCGTATCATACCGTTTAAGAATACAATTTTCAATTCCGATACCATACCGTTTCGGTATGGTTTTggtatggtataaaaataatatggAAAATGGTATGGATTCGGTACAACATATAAGAATTGGATCAAGGACAAGTGGACCAATAATGGATCTGGACCGGTGATGGGTAAGACCGTAAAAATGGCTTCCTTTCCATCTGACCGGGTGGTGTGGATTCCACgcatcttccatcttcttcattTGACTGGGGAGATGGTAACCCTAATAGAGGATGCGGTGGCGGCGGTACCAAGCCGATAGCAGCAGGGTGGTGGACTGGTGGTAGTTTACTGGCCTTAGAAGAGGATGGTCAGTCCCATCTTCCAAGTCATTGACGCTACCAAGAGCAAGCCACTGGATGCCCTCCTTGAATGCATAGATCTGTTTTGCTGAGGTTCATGGGGCTGTCCATGGTATCCCCGCGCAGAAACACAAGGTCGCATACCACTCCTAGAAGCACGAAGATGACTGGAAAAGGGACGGATGTCGCGCTCCACGCAAGATCGATTCCCCCCACATTCATGGATTTGGTTATGCCTCTGAAATCAGGTCTCTCGATCTCTGAAGCTTTGCTCTTCTACAAATGGGGGTTTTTCACATCAATCCATAGAAGGATGCGCACATAGTTCTGAGATGGGTGAGAGCCGGAGCACACACTTCCTTCAatagggtttttaggttttagttttttagGAGTTAGTCTTGGCCATTTAGACtttaggtatttttttttttaatattttacaGGTATACCCCCAAAACGGTACGGTTTTGGTACCATTTTGGTATAATGGTACGGTTTCTGTACATACCGATGGTATTGTACCCAATACCAATACCATACCATACCGTGGTCAATATCATTTGACCATATCGTACTGTACCGTTTTTGCAACGGTACGATTTGGTACGGTTTTACGCAGGTGGTTTCAGTTTCGGTATACGATTTCGAtttcaaattgacacccttagggaAAATGAAGCATACGTCGGCCTTGTACATAGGAATGTATAAAATTACCAACCCACGCCCATTaattaaaaaatctcatccatgttgatatcTGATGAACCATGTTATGTCCAACCAATCCTTAAACAACACATGGCAAGTCAAGAAGATGGTCGAACCAGATATCCGACCCATACCGAACTATATAAGTCTTGGGCGAGTCATCTTACTCCATATTCGATCACTCGGGTCGGATATCAAACACTAACCCAAAAAGATCACTCCAAACTAATTACTGAGTCGACCAGGATACTGAGTTCAAGAGTCGGCCTAGCTTGCTTGGACAGCTCACACATTTACCATTTAGCATACGACTCCATGTCATACACGATCGACAAACGTGTCAGATAAACCCTAAAACTTGAGTAACAAGTAAGTTAACTCGTATGGTAAGTTAACCTGACCAGAGTACAGAACCAGTTAAGGTCACACATACATCCTTGTGACTCTCGGATCAATATGTGTCTCTCCCTAGAGACGGCACCTACCACTATATGGAACGCTGCCAATCTCTCACTTTCTATTCTTTGGATTTGAGTTTTTATCTGTTGCAAATatttgacttaggcatcggagcgTCCTAATCGGTTCAAGCCAGCACTTCTTTGTCGTGTGAATGTTCTCTTGTACAGGATAGGTCAACCAAGAGAGCATCAGCTCGGATTTCGCCGCAACAATGTCCATCTACTCTCATTGGCTCTTGCATTGGTGCAGGGTCTACGCATCCAGGCAGAGCTCTCTTACCCCTTTGGGCACTTAGGATTGGGAGTCTAGAACCTCTCCCTGTATGTGGAGAGTTATTACTCTCCACATATGCTTTAATAAAGCCACTAGTCCCACTCATGTGACCGAAAAAACTTTCTATCAGtcacctctctcttttttttttagggaaatttacgaaacaccccctaaaaatgggtcgaaactcggatcaccccttgaaatttaaaaatactcagatcaccccctctatactaaaggtgttagtctgctgttagttattggtgtaaaaagactattttacccttgtactaaatcattagaattaaatttacaatactaccctttccttcatcttcaacctaagaTACCCCACCCCTTCCCTGCAACTCCGCTGGcagcaccgccaccaccactgccaccaccaccgccgccgccgccgctgcTTCTCTTTACttagggtttcaataaccctggGAAGAAAAGCTGAAAAGAAACCTTTAATTGGCTAACCTCATACTTTTTCGTCtttcttctggttttctaatttttttttcttctttcaacacagatctcctcttcttcctctctacgtttcttcttcttctaggccTAAAAGACTGGAAAGGTAAAGGCTAGGAGAGTCACTGTTCATCTCCACCCCAAGTCCCTTGGTTAGATTTTTTCAGGAATTTGGGTGACAGAGAGAGCAGAGGAGGGAGAGACAAATAAGCACTCACCCACTGACCCACCTCTTCCTTGTACGAGCGCCCTGTCCACTGCATCTTCTCCGACTTTACTAAGAACCTGGGACGAGCCCTAACGTTGGTCTGCAAGTGCAAGCACAGTGGCCTCCTGCGCTGCATCGTCACAATCACCAAGCCCTTCAACCTGCGTCGTCCCTGGAATTTTGGCAGAACCCGTTTGATTTTGGAGTTCATTTCTTCGTTCTTTTTTATTGAACAAATCAAACACCAACATGCACTTGTGCTTGGAAAGATGAACAATAAAGCCTGATTTTTCTACTTTCGTTTTTGTCCTTCAAGATTCCATATTATGAGTAATCTGGATTGGGTTTTGTTGGTTCGATTGTTTTTTCACTTTTGGATTCTTTGACTAGCGATTAAATTCATGGCTCTTGTTTCTATTGCAAACTCTGTATGCATCTCATCATTATGGTTTCCACcaattttgaaaatggttttgtgGGTTATTTTTACATTTATCAGAGAAACTAGTGGTACGTAGGTTGCCGTTTCAGATGGGTTTGAGGGATTTCGTTTCTGCTTCGCCACAGATTTACAATGCACATGGGATGCATAGGGACGGGGTAGAGCTGGGCTTGTTGCGGTGGTGTACAGCGGTGAGATGTTTGGCAGTGGGTGATTGAGGTGGATGATGGCGGGACTGTGGTGATGTACAATAGCTGGGGTGAGGGGTTGGATGGCAGATCAAAAAAACCTCTTATGTTGCTGCTGCGAAGAGGGTTTGATTGGTGGCAGCCATGGCGGTGGAAGAGGATCGACGGCTGcaatggtggtgatgatggtggtgctggcggaagaagaagaagaaaagcaaataggaagaagaggaaattcaTTGTCTTTCTTCAGTCCGGCGAAGTTCACttttggagttgcaggttttgggaaGAGAGTGAAGAACGAAGAAGATAACATTAGACTTTGGGGGGGTTTTCTcaacaagggtaatattgtaactTTACATTgcacaagggtagtttagggttttaaaaattatttaaatggCTGACTTCATCGTTTAGCGGTGGACCACTAATAGTAGGGTTGaatctgagtattgggctctattccagggggtgatctgagtattttcaaatttctaggggtgatccgagtttcgacccattttcaaggggtgtttcataaatttcccttttttttttttttatctcaatcTTTGTGGAAAAGTGAACTAAAAGGAAGCAGCAGTTGCAAGGACAATAGACAAGTGAGTTTGCAGAAAAACTCAGTTCTTCGATATATGAATACCGATCTCCTTGGATCACTTTGATTTTCTATGGAATACAAAGTTTGTTCTTTGTGAATCGAAACTAGATTCAAATTTCTTTAGGAGTTCACGCTTGTTTCCCGCATATTCCAACAGGTTCAATCCAGTCCTATGTAGCCTTGAAATGTAAAAAATACGGTTATCAAAGTCAATCAAGGCCGACCCGACCAGCCTGACCAACCAAGGTCGATCAACGTCAAGTTAGGCTAAGCCTGACAAGGTTAGGCCTGGACTGAGATATTCCAACCCGACCTTGAATTACGCTGAGCGTGGACTAAGTTAAAGGGGGTCtaaggttgggctggggttttagaaaacccggTCTGAGATAGTTCAATTGCACCCCTAGTGGAAATTCAAGCTCTTGAGAGTAGAGGAAAGAAATAATTGATAGAAGTTTTTAAGTTATGAACATTAAGACAGGTGGCAATATTTGAGCATATGTGGTGAGTAATTATTCTCCATGTATGTGGAGAGGATCAGAATCTGGTGTTGGTTATCAAGATAAGGGAGGGAAAAGCTTTGTCACTTTAATTGTTGGACTCGGTCTTCACTTTCACCCACTATTTTTGGTAATTGAATGGACCTGTCAAGAGCTTTTTGGACTTTTGTACAACCTGAGAGAGAGGAATCACAATTCTGAACCGAAACATAGTGAAATAAATATAACAATCCTATACGTCTTCCTACCAAAATTGGGAAAATCCTAACCATGTGATAGGAATCTTTATTGTCTCAAGTACAGTGCACTGTCCAGTTCACCTACGTGATCCATCGGGCAGTGCACaatacttgagaggataaaaattcatcacTCTCCTTCTATAAAACAAAACTTTAAATAAAAAGACATAACCGTGCAGTGCACAAAAATTTAAGGGGtgctgttctttgtgccgcagtgcaggctacgcccaggcacatagggatgggcacaatgaccaccttgcccccctgagtggtagGCCTATGAGTCTGGGCGCATcctgcgctacggcacagaaaacattcacccttaataataataataataataagaagaacaacaacaaaccgttccataaaacaaaaatttaaataaaaagacatAACCGTTGACGACGTGTCTTGGGTGGCTTAAAGAAAACTCAAGGGGTCGGTCCATCCACTTTTACGTGGCCTCCAAAGTAGGTCTTGTAATTAAATTTCGTCCCCTTCTTCGCTCCTTAGTCTCAAAGACTTTTCTTCATGACTTGTTCAGACCTCTTTTCCATGTAATTTCACTCTTCTCTGTCTGCGTTTGATCACTCTTTTAGTATTTAAGGAAGGAGAGAACCTTAGCCCTTTCTatcctcccctctctctctctctctctctctctcgctctcttatAGTTTCAGTGTTCCAGATAGAAGAATCATATAATCTTCATTTCCAGATCATCAAAGGGCTAGCTTGAAGAATTAATATGAAGGTATACCCACTAATTCCTAGTGCCCTCTTCAAGTTTTAGACATTATTTATCAACTgcagaaataataataatgattgGTGTAATGTGAAAGCAGCAGAAAGTAGTAATGAAGGTGGAGATGAGCTGCCAGAAGTGCAGAACCAAAGTCCTTAAGATTGCTGCTTCCTCCGTCGGTAAGTTCTGAGTAGTTAGTAATGAGTTCAGTTTCGTTGCACGTATCAACAGGTGAACATACATGTGAGGGCCGATCATCTAtcctatttttatcatttacaaGAGGAGGAGggatttttatggaaacaaaattaaaatgtgattggctctcacatgtacgtgcaTCTGATGGTACGTGACtacatgcagatgatccattctcgttAGTACTTAGTATAGTaaagttattttatttaatgtttCTGATTGAAATTTAGTAGTGGTAGTAGTACTGATCAAAGGATGAAATTAATAATTGATATATGAAGGGGTGGAGGAAGTGAAGTTAGAAGGAGACGAGAAAGACAAAGTGGTGGTGATTGGAGAAAATGTTGACAGCATTCGTCTGGCCAAGTGTTTGAGGAAAAAGGTTGGGCACACACAAATCTTAACCCTTGATGAAGTAAAAAAATCAGATGatgaaaagaaggagaaggagaaggagaaatcAACCGTTGATCTTCAAGCTATTCAATATTATTGTCATCCGCAATTCGTAGGATATGATATGGTTTACGAACCAACAACTCCAAGTTTCTGCTCTGTCATGTGAACGTGAAGGATACTGAATAGTTACTAATCCAACCGTAAAAACATGAACAATGGTgtctttttattctttcaaatgTTGAGTGGACGGTTAATTAAGTATGATGCACTGGATAATGCATCGTAGGAATAGGGtagattattattttgtttaggCCGTTACAGATTGGTACGTACTATGCGGTTGAGTCCTTTCACTTGTACCCTTATTATAGTAAGTAATGATTGGTGGATGGAGTTTTAATAACATTTGTGTGGTTCAAAGTAACAAATGATTAGAATCAAACACTTTTCCTTGTTTTCATCAGTTTGATTTATTCTTCGGTCaccaaaaaatatgaaaacataaaaaattacattaaaaaaaaaaaacatatcaattaatttttgttcttcaGTGAAAAGTTTGATagaaattttttgaagtttctattatatatgttatgAATTCATTGTTCTATcaagtttttttgtttactAGTGTATAGTGGTTCAtcaacagaaaacaaaaataaaatccccCCCTCATCCTCACCCTCGTGGAGTTCATTCATGAGGATTGGTGTGATTAATTAAATAGATACGTACATATTCATCTTGTATTACAAGTTCTATATAGATTCATTTTATAC includes these proteins:
- the LOC122643689 gene encoding disease resistance protein Pik-1-like, producing MKQKVVMKVEMSCQKCRTKVLKIAASSVGVEEVKLEGDEKDKVVVIGENVDSIRLAKCLRKKVGHTQILTLDEVKKSDDEKKEKEK